One segment of Methylocella silvestris BL2 DNA contains the following:
- a CDS encoding SDR family NAD(P)-dependent oxidoreductase: MNRSPPLLIRGPVLITGCSSGVGRAAAALFRRAGFETFATARQLSAMEDLRAIGCRTLQLDVTDDDARRAAVEAVEADFGAIGVLVNNAGYGQYGPLEDISLDALRRQFETNVFGGLRLAQLALPGMRRAGGGRIVNVSSVAGRVSVAGGGAYHASKFALEALADALRPEVAPFGVEVVNVLPGPIATQFEARLLKSISELEGDDLYAPFKRNLARRMHGFLAKGGFGVMSAEHVAKIIFKAATTPHPRPRYSVGLIARFGPLARALTPDRLVDRLMRLAIPNSE, translated from the coding sequence GTGAACCGCTCCCCGCCTCTTTTGATCCGCGGCCCCGTGCTGATTACCGGCTGTTCAAGCGGGGTCGGCCGCGCCGCCGCCGCCCTGTTCCGGCGCGCCGGCTTCGAGACCTTTGCGACCGCGCGGCAGCTCTCCGCGATGGAGGACCTTCGCGCCATCGGCTGCCGCACGCTGCAGCTCGATGTGACCGACGACGACGCGCGGCGCGCCGCGGTCGAGGCGGTGGAGGCGGATTTCGGCGCGATCGGCGTCCTCGTGAACAACGCCGGCTATGGCCAGTATGGTCCGCTCGAGGATATTTCGCTGGACGCCCTGCGACGGCAATTCGAGACAAATGTCTTCGGCGGACTGCGCCTGGCTCAGCTCGCCCTCCCCGGGATGAGGCGGGCCGGCGGGGGGCGGATCGTCAATGTCAGTTCCGTCGCCGGCCGCGTCAGCGTCGCGGGCGGCGGCGCCTATCACGCCAGCAAATTCGCGCTTGAAGCGCTCGCCGACGCGCTGCGCCCCGAAGTCGCTCCCTTCGGCGTCGAGGTGGTCAATGTGCTGCCGGGGCCCATCGCGACGCAATTCGAAGCGAGGTTGTTAAAATCAATCTCGGAACTGGAAGGGGATGATCTCTACGCGCCGTTCAAACGCAACCTCGCCCGGCGCATGCACGGCTTCCTCGCCAAGGGCGGCTTTGGCGTCATGAGCGCCGAACATGTCGCAAAGATCATTTTCAAGGCGGCGACGACGCCGCATCCGCGCCCGCGCTACAGCGTCGGCTTGATCGCGCGCTTCGGGCCGCTCGCCCGCGCGCTGACGCCCGACCGCCTGGTCGATCGCCTGATGCGCCTTGCCATCCCCAATAGCGAGTGA
- a CDS encoding TerC family protein, translating to MNDLLALAADPSAWFALATLIVMEVVLGIDNLVFIAIVSQKLPEHQRSKARRIGIGLSLILRIALLFTISTIIRLTTPVISVLGQGFSWRDIILIAGGLFLVYKATSEIHQAVDPMEGGEEKIKPPTSFSSAIFQILLLDLVFSLDSIITAVGMTEHLPIMIIAVLTAVGAMLLAADPLANFIHRNPTIVMLALGFLLLIGATLIAEGFGFHFPKGYIYTAMAFSGLVEGLNMFARKRRSPKA from the coding sequence ATGAACGATCTTCTGGCGCTAGCCGCGGACCCCTCTGCCTGGTTCGCGCTCGCCACCCTTATCGTCATGGAAGTCGTCCTTGGCATCGACAATCTCGTCTTCATCGCCATCGTTTCGCAAAAACTGCCCGAGCACCAGCGCTCGAAGGCGCGCCGCATCGGCATCGGCCTGTCGCTGATCCTGCGGATCGCCCTGCTCTTCACCATTTCGACGATCATCCGCCTGACGACGCCGGTGATCAGCGTTCTCGGCCAGGGCTTCTCCTGGCGCGACATCATCCTGATCGCCGGCGGACTTTTCCTCGTCTACAAGGCCACGAGCGAAATCCATCAGGCCGTCGATCCAATGGAAGGCGGCGAGGAGAAGATCAAGCCGCCGACGAGCTTTTCCTCGGCGATCTTCCAGATCCTGCTCCTCGACCTTGTCTTTTCGCTCGATAGCATCATCACCGCGGTCGGCATGACGGAGCATCTGCCGATCATGATCATCGCCGTGTTGACTGCTGTCGGCGCCATGCTTTTGGCCGCCGATCCGCTGGCGAATTTCATCCATCGCAACCCGACCATCGTCATGCTGGCGCTGGGCTTCTTGCTGCTGATCGGCGCGACGCTGATCGCCGAAGGGTTCGGGTTTCATTTCCCGAAGGGCTACATCTATACAGCGATGGCCTTCTCCGGTCTGGTCGAAGGGCTGAACATGTTTGCGCGCAAAAGGCGTTCGCCAAAGGCCTGA
- a CDS encoding primosomal protein N' has protein sequence MPAAESVQSVVDVLFPVAVDTAYSYVAPAAMGLVPGAFVEAPLGPRRAIGVVFAQRPAPPGASNLRAVAARLDISPLGDRLRDFIDWVARWGMSPRGMVLRMAIRAPFHAAPEPKRVGLRLTGAAPARLTPARERTLAAAQAGGLMTKAALAKAAGVSASVIDGLIRQGVFTLETLAPEPAAPVGDPDFRQPLLSQDQAAAAAELAKAVLAQSFSVTLLEGVTGSGKTETYFEAIAAALRAGRQTLVLLPEIALTSQFVDRFGARFGAAPVEWHSGIGAARRARIWSAVASGEAKIIIGARSALFLPFQSLGLVIVDEEHDGAYKQEDGVVYHARDMAVVRGRIEQCAVILASATPSIETRVNADQGRYRRLVLKDRFGGRAMPKIEAVDMRLKPPPRGKWISPALIAALADNLGKGQQSLLFLNRRGYAPLTLCRSCGHRFQCPNCAAWLVDHRFRKALICHHCGHMERRPELCPNCEAVESLMACGPGVERLEEEAAELFPDARLMILSSDLAGGAERLRAEFEAVARGACDIVIGTQLVAKGHNFPGLTLVGVIDADIGLTSGDPRAAERTFQLLQQVTGRAGRFETPGRALVQSFQPEHPVMRAILSGDSEKFYAEEIEQRRRAGLPPFGRLAALIVSGNDAASAEAFARALARAAHDLPRSDGWTLAAAGGLPTEGELSLLGPAEAPIAILRGRHRFRLLIRAPRSSDLQGFLNALLAAGPPQRGGVNAAIDIDPQSFL, from the coding sequence ATGCCGGCTGCCGAAAGCGTGCAAAGCGTCGTCGACGTGCTGTTTCCGGTCGCCGTCGACACCGCCTATTCCTATGTCGCCCCCGCCGCGATGGGCCTCGTCCCCGGCGCTTTCGTCGAAGCGCCGCTCGGACCGCGGCGGGCGATCGGCGTCGTTTTCGCGCAGCGCCCGGCCCCGCCCGGCGCCTCCAATCTGCGCGCCGTCGCCGCCCGGCTCGACATCTCCCCGCTTGGCGACCGCCTGCGCGACTTTATCGACTGGGTCGCGCGCTGGGGCATGAGCCCGCGCGGCATGGTGTTGCGGATGGCGATCCGCGCCCCGTTTCACGCCGCGCCCGAGCCGAAGCGGGTCGGCCTGCGCCTGACCGGCGCCGCGCCGGCCCGCCTCACTCCGGCGCGGGAGCGGACGCTGGCCGCGGCGCAAGCGGGCGGCCTGATGACGAAGGCGGCGCTGGCCAAAGCGGCCGGGGTTTCGGCCTCGGTCATCGACGGGCTCATCCGTCAGGGCGTCTTCACGCTCGAAACCTTGGCGCCTGAGCCTGCCGCGCCGGTCGGCGATCCCGATTTCCGCCAGCCGCTGCTTTCGCAAGATCAGGCCGCCGCCGCCGCCGAGCTGGCGAAAGCCGTCTTGGCGCAGAGCTTTTCGGTGACGCTGCTCGAAGGCGTCACAGGCTCGGGCAAGACCGAAACCTATTTCGAGGCGATCGCCGCCGCTCTCCGCGCCGGGCGCCAGACGCTGGTGCTGCTGCCGGAAATCGCCCTGACCAGCCAGTTCGTCGACCGTTTTGGCGCGCGTTTCGGAGCCGCGCCGGTCGAGTGGCATTCAGGGATAGGCGCCGCGCGGCGTGCAAGGATCTGGAGCGCTGTCGCTTCAGGCGAGGCGAAAATCATCATCGGCGCGCGCTCGGCGTTGTTTTTGCCGTTTCAATCGCTGGGGCTCGTCATCGTCGACGAGGAGCATGACGGCGCCTACAAGCAGGAGGACGGCGTCGTCTATCACGCCCGCGACATGGCGGTGGTGCGCGGCCGGATCGAGCAATGCGCAGTGATCCTCGCCAGCGCGACGCCCTCCATCGAGACGCGGGTCAACGCCGATCAGGGCCGCTACCGGCGCCTGGTGCTGAAAGACCGATTTGGCGGCCGCGCCATGCCGAAGATCGAGGCGGTCGATATGCGGCTCAAGCCGCCGCCGCGCGGCAAATGGATTTCGCCTGCGCTGATCGCCGCACTCGCCGACAATCTCGGCAAGGGCCAGCAATCGCTGCTGTTCTTAAACCGGCGCGGCTATGCGCCGCTGACGCTCTGCCGTAGCTGCGGCCATCGGTTCCAATGCCCGAATTGCGCGGCGTGGCTCGTCGATCATCGCTTTCGCAAGGCGCTGATCTGCCACCATTGCGGCCATATGGAGCGCCGTCCGGAGCTTTGCCCCAATTGCGAGGCGGTTGAATCCCTGATGGCTTGTGGGCCGGGCGTCGAGCGGCTGGAGGAGGAGGCCGCCGAGCTGTTTCCCGACGCGCGGCTCATGATCCTGTCGTCCGATCTGGCGGGAGGCGCGGAGCGGCTCAGGGCCGAATTCGAAGCGGTGGCGCGCGGCGCCTGCGACATCGTGATCGGCACGCAGCTGGTCGCCAAGGGCCATAATTTTCCGGGGCTGACGCTGGTCGGCGTCATCGACGCCGATATCGGCCTGACCTCGGGCGATCCGCGCGCGGCGGAGCGCACCTTTCAATTGCTGCAGCAGGTCACCGGCCGCGCCGGCCGGTTCGAGACGCCGGGGCGCGCCCTGGTGCAAAGTTTTCAACCCGAGCATCCGGTGATGCGGGCGATCCTCTCCGGCGACAGCGAAAAATTTTACGCCGAGGAAATCGAACAGCGCCGGCGCGCCGGTCTGCCGCCATTCGGCCGGCTGGCGGCCTTGATCGTCTCGGGCAATGATGCGGCGTCGGCCGAGGCTTTCGCTCGCGCTTTGGCGCGGGCGGCGCATGATCTGCCGCGCTCGGATGGATGGACGCTCGCTGCGGCCGGAGGGTTGCCGACCGAGGGCGAACTTTCCCTGCTCGGACCGGCGGAGGCGCCCATCGCGATCCTGCGCGGGCGCCACCGCTTCCGCCTGCTCATCCGCGCGCCGCGCTCCTCCGATTTGCAGGGATTTTTGAACGCTTTGCTTGCAGCGGGACCGCCGCAACGCGGTGGGGTGAACGCGGCGATCGATATAGACCCGCAAAGCTTTTTGTAG
- a CDS encoding HEAT repeat domain-containing protein has protein sequence MKIKVLALLTAGLAAGSARAELLPDADAPELTQAAQVIAVGRASHTDGTGPILIAVDSFLKGGGALRQLAVSPDFAGVGKIEERQYGIFFLGRRGKGGAYSAADPYHPALVAAPGQSLAASPDALAGVAGALASVLTAPAATLIDPVKGVQGLVTAAPADQAQYVYYAAAQALATIPYPEAGLALKAIAASDQLPARLWAMYVLFSMDEALDDEEKADYVRSVAPILADPGTLGFSASKLANAIDAHVDSPELIPALTVMLGSNEVAVRRAAASVLSRLAAPEVAAPLAKTALNDSDESVRFYAVRGLALLQDPTTAPTLATFDAKQSELLQQWRSWARARFGS, from the coding sequence ATGAAGATCAAAGTCCTGGCCCTGCTGACGGCCGGGCTGGCCGCCGGGTCGGCCCGCGCCGAATTGCTTCCCGACGCCGACGCTCCTGAGCTGACGCAGGCGGCGCAGGTGATCGCCGTCGGCCGCGCCAGCCATACGGATGGAACTGGGCCCATTCTGATAGCGGTCGACAGCTTTCTGAAAGGGGGCGGGGCTTTGCGCCAGCTCGCGGTTTCGCCCGATTTCGCCGGCGTCGGCAAGATCGAGGAGCGGCAATACGGGATCTTCTTCCTCGGCCGCCGGGGCAAGGGCGGCGCCTATTCGGCGGCCGACCCCTATCATCCTGCTTTGGTCGCCGCCCCAGGGCAGTCGCTGGCCGCCTCGCCCGATGCGCTTGCCGGCGTCGCCGGGGCGCTCGCTTCCGTGCTGACCGCGCCCGCCGCGACTCTGATCGATCCCGTGAAAGGGGTGCAGGGCCTCGTCACAGCCGCGCCGGCCGACCAGGCGCAATATGTCTATTACGCTGCGGCGCAGGCCCTTGCGACAATTCCTTACCCTGAGGCTGGCCTCGCCCTCAAGGCGATCGCCGCGTCGGATCAGCTTCCCGCCCGTCTTTGGGCGATGTATGTGCTCTTCTCGATGGATGAGGCGTTGGACGACGAGGAAAAGGCCGACTATGTGCGGTCGGTTGCGCCCATCCTCGCCGATCCGGGGACTCTCGGGTTCAGCGCATCAAAACTGGCGAACGCCATTGACGCGCATGTGGATTCGCCAGAGCTCATCCCGGCGTTGACCGTCATGCTGGGGTCGAACGAGGTCGCCGTGCGCCGCGCGGCGGCGTCTGTGCTCAGCCGCCTCGCCGCGCCGGAGGTCGCCGCGCCGCTTGCGAAGACCGCGCTCAATGACAGCGACGAATCCGTGCGGTTCTACGCCGTGCGCGGCCTCGCCCTGTTACAGGATCCGACGACGGCGCCGACGCTTGCGACTTTTGACGCGAAGCAAAGCGAACTGCTGCAGCAATGGCGTTCCTGGGCGCGCGCCCGTTTCGGCTCATAG